The DNA segment TATTTGCCTCAAGCCTGTTGTTGCTAAGAAATGTTGAAGGCGGTGAGGATCTGGTGCTTTTTATGCTGCTTTTGGTATGGTCTACCGATATTGCGGCGTATTTTTCCGGCAAATTGATAGGGGGGGCGAAAATATGCGTGAAGATAAGCCCTAATAAAACATGGGCAGGTCTTCTGGGCGGAATGGCTGCCGCAGCACTGATAGGGGGGATTGCCCATTTTATATTTAACGTACACAGTTTTACGGTAATGTTCATAGGCGGTGCATTGATGGCGGTTCTGGCACAGGCGGGTGACTTTTTCGAATCATGGGTGAAACGTAAATTCGGTGTTAAAGATAGCGGTAATATAATTCCGGGTCATGGCGGTGTTATGGACAGAATGGACGGATTTGTAACCGTTTCGACAGTGTTTGCGTTTCTGGTTCTAATAAATGGCGGTAGTTTCTTGCAATGATATCAGATGATGCACCGGATTCTATAACTATACTGGGTTCTACCGGCTCAATCGGTTGTAACACCGTAAAGGTAATAAGCGAGTCGGATAAAAAATATTCCGTGACGGCACTGACGGCTAATTCAAACGTAGAGCTTTTAGCAAAACAGGCAAAGGAACTAAGAGCAAAATATGCGGTAATAGCTGATGAGTCTTTGTATGGTGATTTAAAAAGACTACTTGCAGGTAGTGATATACAAGCATTGGCAGGATTCGGTGAGGTAGCAAACGCCGCCTCTATAAAAACTGATATAGTTATGTCGGCGATTGTGGGTGTGGCAGGACTTGTGCCTACTATGGAGGCAATAAAACAGGGAAGTAAAATAGCCCTTGCAAATAAAGAGTGCCTAGTCTGTGCCGGCGGTATCATGACCGATGCGGTAAAGCAATATAAAGCCTCCCTTATTCCTGTTGATTCGGAACATAATGCCATTTATCAGGTGTTCGATTTTGATAACCCGCAAAATGTTTCCAAAATAATACTTACAGCGTCAGGAGGACCTTTCAGGACTTATACCAAAGAACAGATGACCTCGGTTACGCCTCAGCAGGCATTAGCTCACCCTAACTGGGATATGGGCAGTAAGATATCGGTTGATTCGGCAACTATGATGAATAAAGGGCTAGAAGTAATAGAAGCATATTACCTGTTCCCCGTCGAAAAAGAGCAGATAGATGTTGTCATACATCCTGAGTCTATTATTCATTCAATGGTGGAATATCATGATGGTTCGGTGCTGGCACAGCTTGGCACTCCCGATATGTGTACGCCTATCGGTGTTGCATTGGCATGGCCTCAAAGGCTTAAGATAAATACACAAAAGCTTGACCTTACAAAGATAGGGAGCCTTACTTTTGAAGAGCTTGATAATAACAGGTTTGAAGCTGTAAAACTTGCTAAACAGGCATTGCAGGAAGGAAGCATGATGCAAATAGCATATAACTGTGCCAACGAGGTGGCAGTCGAACAGTTCCTGAATGGAAATATAGGATTCAACGATATAGTAAGAGTTACAAAATCAATAATGGATTCTGTAAAATCCGGTAGTTTACAGAATATTGATGACGTGTTATTAGTGGTAGACGAGATAAATAAAAAAACAACATCGCTAACAAGTAAAATCGTAGCTTGAGGTTTTGATTTTTTATAAATTTCGTTGTAAAGTTAAACTCCTTAAATTAAAAAAAGTTATAAATTATGGTTCAAAGTCACGCCGCATTAGAAACTTATCTGGCACCATTAAAAGAATTGTTCGAAGAAGATGGAGTCGCAGAGATATCAATCAACAGACCCGGAGAAGCATGGATTGAGAAGCGCGGCGATATGTACATGGTAGAGCTTCCGGAGTTTGATTTTGAGCATTTAAAAGGTCTTGCAAGGCTTATTGCACAATCAACTGAGCAAAAAGTAAGTGAGGAACGCCCGCTTTTATCGGCAACCCTTCCTAACGGATTTCGTATTCAGGTGGTGTTCCCTCCTGCAGCGGAACCCGGACATGTAATTATGTCAATTCGTAAAGGCTCTACACTTAACTGGAACCTTGATGACTATGAAAAAATGGGAGCTTTCTCGCACACGGCAGTAGATGAACAAGACGATCCGCATGATAAAGAACTATCTGAATTGCTTGATAAAAACGAAATAAAACAATTCATGATAAAAGCTATTCAGTATAAGAAAAACATTATCATAAGCGGTGGTACTTCAACAGGTAAAACGACATTTACAAATGCTTGCCTAAAGGCAATCCCTGCCGAAGAACGTCTTATAACCGCAGAGGACGCACGTGAGGTTATTCTTGATCAGCACCCTAACCGTGTACACCTTCTTGCCTCAAAAGGAGGGCAGGGACGTGCACAGGTAACTACACAGGATCTTATTGAAGCCTGCTTACGTCTGCGTCCCGACAGGATAATCGTGGGAGAGGTTCGTGGTGCCGAAGCATTCAGTTTTCTGCGTGCTATCAATACCGGACACCCCGGTTCTATTTCAACACTGCACGCAGATACGCCGCAGATGGCTATGGAGCAGTTAAAGCTAATGGTTATGCAGGCGGGGCTTGGTATGCCTCCTGCCGAGGTAAGGCAATATATCTCGCAGGTAGTTGATATTGTGGTACAGCTAAAAAGAAGCGGTAAAGTACGTCATATTTCGGAAATATATTTCAAGAACAGACACCGCAAAACGGAAGAGGAATAATGTCCGAATTATCAAGAGCATTCAGGAATTTTGTTGCAATATCATTTGTATTTTGCGTGGTTCTGGGTATTTGCCTGACGGTTTCTGCATTTTTAGTAGTAATACTGGTTGAGGAAGTAAGAAGCGTTAGGTTTACAGGTGATATTATCGCAGATGTCGGTTATTTCTGGGGGCGGTTCATAGAATATTGGAAAGTCTGGTGGGATAATAAATACACTTTAAAGCCACTTGACGGTATAGTGTTATCAAACGGTAATATAAGTAAGTTCTTTGTAATAAAACTTTTTGCCGCAACTATATTCCCTGTTATTTCGATGGGTACTCTTATATTAATATTCAGGGCGCCGTTAATGGACTGGCGACCTTTCAGGAAAAAAGAGTCATTACACGGTGATGCTAAGTGGGCAACCGATAAAGATTTAGAGAAGGCAGGCTTACGTGCTAAGAAAGGAGTGTTGTTAGGCAAGGATAATAAAGGGAACTTTCTGGTAGCAGGAGGCTTTCAGCACGCTTTGCTATTTGCTCCTACCGGTTCGGGAAAGGGTGTTGGATTCGTTATACCTAACCTGCTTTTTTGGGAAGATTCATGTTTTATTCACGATATTAAACTGGAAAACTATGAGCTTACAAGCGGGTGGAGAAAAGAAAAATTAAAACAGAACGTATATTTATGGAACCCTGCCGACTCAGACGGCATAAGCCATTGCTATAACCCTTTGCAGTGGATTAGCCTCAAGCCCGGACAGATGGTTGATGACGTACAGAAAATAGCTAACATATTGCTTCCCGATACGTCGGATTTTTGGGAAAGTGAGGCAAGAAGTTTATTTACGGGGATAGTGCTGTATTTGTGTGCCGTACCTGAGAAGGTACAGTCTTTCGGGGAGGTAGTCAGAACCTTGCGTAGTGACGATGTGGTTTATAACCTTGCGGTGGTGTTAGATACCATAGGAAAAGACATTCACCCCGTTTCATATATGAATATAGCTTCATTCCTGCAAAAGGCAGACAAAGAGCGTTCGGGCGTTATATCGACATTGAACTCCAAGCTAGAGCTTTGGGCAAACCCGCTAATTGATACCGCTACCGCTACAAGCGATTTTAATATCAGTGATTTTAAAAGGCAGCCTACGACGGTGTATGTAGGGGTGACTCCCGATAACTTAAAGCGTCTGCAACCTTTATTGCAGGTGTTCTATCAGCAGGCAACCGAATTCCTTGCCCGTTCCATACCCACCGCAGAGGATAAGTATGGCGTTTTATTTATGATGGACGAGTTTCCGACACTTGGAAAAATGGATCAGTTCAAAGCAGGTATAGCATATTTCCGTGGATATAAATTAAGGCTTTTCCTTATCGTACAAGATACCGAGCAGCTTAAAGATATTTATGAGGATGCGGGAATGAACTCGTTTCTTTCTAACTCTACATACCGTATAACATTTGCCGCAAATAACGTGGAAACGGCAGAACTCATCTCTAAAATGGTAGGTAACAAAACGGTTGAACAGGTTTCTGCGAATAAACCCAAGTTCCTTGACCTTAACCCCGGTGCACGTTCCCTGCACGTTTCGGAAACACAAAGAGCCTTGTTACTTCCACAAGAGGTTGTGAGTCTGGATAGAGATCTTCAAATACTTCTGATAGAGGCAAGCCCTCCTATAAAATCTAAAAAGATAAAATATTATAAGGATTCTTTCTTCACTAAGAGGTTATTACCGCCGATATTTGTTCCGACACAAGAACCTTATGACCCTAGAAAACACGGCAAAAAAGCAGTTCAGGAACAACAGGAAGTGCAAGAAGAGGAGCAAGCGGCTTAGTATTTCGAGTCACCGTCAATATACCCTTCTTCATATTCTTCCTCATCAAGCCCGTCTAATTCGGCTAAGTCATCAAATAACTCGGAAATTGAATTTCCCCCACGTTGCTGATTATATAAGGTTTTGTCAACACAAGCGTTAAAAATATCAGTAGGGTTGTCATCGGCTATAAGCTGAGTGTAGCATACTGTTAAGGTTGTATTAAACTCGCTTCCGTCAAATAAAGCGATAGTTTCAGAGGATATGTTATCTATTATACGGTTTATTATAACGTCTTTGGCACTTTGTGTATTACAATCAAGTAAAACCAGACCGATTACCTCGTTTTCAATATGTGCCGCAATATCCTCATTACGGCATGTTTTCTTAATAATGTCCGTGTATTTATTTATAACTTTAGATACGGTCATTTCATCATGCTTTGCAAGCTTTGAAAAATTATCTATTCCAAGTGTTACGAATGTGACTTCAATAGGATCTTCGGCAATAAATTTATAGGCAGTGTTATATGCGTGCATTAAAGTGCTGATATCATTAGAACCACGCCCGTTCATTTCAGAGGCTATCTCATTTTTTAGCTCCTCAATTTTCTTGGTAAGCCTTATATCCCTTAATAATATCTCATAATCCTGAACTGTCGGATTTTTAGATGTTAGATAAAATATCTTCATGCTAACTTCTATTTTTTTGCCGTTCTTATTTTTTACCTGAAAATTAGGTATCTTTCTTGCAACCGAGGCAAAATCATATGAAGGATCTTCAAACTCAATATTTTCTTCGAGAGATTCATTTATCCTTTCGGGTAAAAGTGAAGCAATCCTGCCTCCGACAAGTTCTTCGGGCTTATATCCTGTTAATTTTTCCGCAGCAGGGTTCATACCGACAACTTCAACAACTTTATTATTGTTATGCTGCCTGATGGTTATTAGTGCGTCACCCTTCCTTTTAGCTGATAATGTAGTTTCCATTTATTAATCACTTTATCTTTAATTAAGCCGGATTAAGCCTGCATCGTTGATATTTTAGTGCATTTGAATTGCAGAACATCTTTCACCAAACTAACTGTTACAACGCCACCTTTAGATAATTTTCCGAATAATATCTCATCTGCCAGCGGTTTTTTAATCTGTTCGTTTATTATTCTTTCTAAAGGTCTTGCACCGTTCTTCGAGTCATAGCCGTTTTCGGCAAGGTGTTTCCTAACCTTCTTATTCATCTCTATCTTTACCGCTTTATCCGCAAGTTGCAACTGCAAATTAAGTATAAATTTATCTACTACTTTTTCAACTACCTTAGGAGATAGCGGTGTAAACGGAATTATAGCATCAAGCCTGTTCCGAAATTCGGGAGAGAATGTTTTATTTATAACATCGGAATCCTCACCGTTTCTATCAAAGCGACCGAATCCCATAGGTGCTTTGCTTACTTCCTCCGCACCGGCATTGGTGGTCATTATTATTATACTGTTGCGGAAATTCAAATTCTTGCCGTTATTATCGGTTATTCTTCCATAATCCATCATCTGCAACAAAAGGTTGTATATGTCGGGGTGAGCTTTTTCTATCTCGTCAAATAATATTACCGAATAAGGGTTTTTTTCTATAGCCTCGGTCAATATACCGGCTTTGTCATAACCTACATATCCCGGAGGTGCGCCTATTAACCTTGCTATCGAATGCTGCTCCAGATATTCCGACATATCTATTCTTACCAGCTCCATATCCATTATAAGTGCAAGCTGTGCCGCAAGTTCGGTTTTCCCCACCCCTGTAGGGCCTGAAAATAAATAACTGCCCATCGGTTTGATATTGTCCCTAAGACCTGCTCTTGACATTTTTATAGCGGTAGATAAAGACTCAATCGCAAGATCCTGTCCGAATATTATTTTCTTTAAACATGATTCGAGTTTCCTTAACTTTATACTCTCGTCCATTCCTACGTTGCGGATAGGGACTTTTGCTATTTTCGCAACTATGTTTTCAATATCGGATACACCTATTACCGCTTTCCTTTTTTCTTTCGGTGCAAGCTTTTGATGTGCGCCTGCTTCGTCTATTATATCTATTGCCTTATCAGGCAATCTTCTATTGCTGATATAGCGTCTTGAAAGGTCCACCGCAGATATGATAGCATCTTGAGTATAAGAAACACCATGATGTTCTTCATAGTAAGGTTTTAAACCCTCAAGTATGGAAATACACATATCCCTTGTCGGCTCTTCAACGTCTATCCTTTGAAAACGTCTTATCAATGCCTGATCTTTTTCAAAGTGGCTGTGATATTCCATATAAGTTGTAGAGCCTATACATTTGAACTCGCCCCTTGCTAAGGCCGGTTTTAAAAGATTGCCGGCATCTAAAGAGCCGCCGCTTGTAGAGCCGGCTCCTACTATGGTGTGTATTTCATCAATAAATATTATGGCATGGGGTAATTTTTCTATTTCGGCAATTACAGATTTTATCCTTTCTTCAAAGTCACCGCGGTATTTTGTACCGGCAAGTAACGACCCCATATCCAGAGCGAATATAACCGCTTTTTTCAAAATCCCCGGAACCTGCCCCTTCGATATTTTTAGTGCAAGACCTTCTACAAGAGCGGTTTTCCCCACACCGGGTTCACCGACAAATAACGGGTTATTCTTGGTTCGCCTGCATAGAATTTCAATCGTCCTTTGCACCTCTTCTTCCCTGCCGATAAGAATATCTACCTTGCCGGCCTCTGCCTTTTTGTTCAGGTTAATACAATATTGTGACAATGCGCTGTTATTATCTTTTTCGGTATTTACGGTAGACGGCGATACGGTAGGCTTAGGTTCATGTGCCTTCTCAAAAAGCTTTTTCGGAAATTCATCAAACAAGCCCTGCTCGTCATCGTTATAATCATCACCCTCGTCAGCGAATTTAATCACACCGTGCGATATATAGTTAATTACATCAAGATACGTAATTCCCTGTCCCTTTAAAAAAAAGACGGCATGTGATTCATGCTCGCCGAACATCTCTGCCAATACGTTCGCACCCGTCACTATCTTGCTGTTAGCCGAATGTGCATGTATCGCCGCCCTATGAATTACTCTTTGGAAACCGGCAGTGGGCTTTACGTCCGTGTTGTTCTCAACAACTAACGCCTCAAGGTCATTGCCTAAAAAATGCTTTAACTCCTCGCATAATGAAGGAAGGCTTCCCCCACACCCGTTAAGTACTGCACATGCGTCCGGATCTTCAGTCAATGCCAGCAATAAATGTTCTAAAGTAGCGTATTCGTGCGAACATTTATGAGCCAGCGTTAATGCTCTGTGCAAACTTAATTCAAGGTTTTTTGATAGCATTACTTTCGCCCCTTCTAAGTGATATGTTAAGAGTTATTCCACTTTCAAATGCACTTTCGTTAGCAAATAATATCTTTGTCTCTGCAACATCCTTGGTATAATTCTTCAATATGATGCGGTCGGTCTTGGAAAATATTTTTAATTCGTTTGATATCTGTTTGTTGTCTTTGTGGAAAACTTCCGATAACAGGTAATATACAAAACTGTTAGACTCATTTTTATTACCTGTTTCGTTCTTTATAATAATGTCATAGAAAGAAGGGTAATGTGAGCTGTAATGAATATTTTTTATAATATTACTTATACATTCTGAAAATTTATTTTTATCATAATTCATAATATAAACACTCAATCTAAGTATATCCCAGAACCAATTATAACCAACATTCCTTACTAAATTGTTAACGTGGTTCATGATAATTTAACCGAGACTAAAAAGACTCAGGCTTCGTTGACACTATTGAGACTTCTGCAGAATGACATGTTCAACCACTAAACTTATAGTTGTGAAAACAATTAACCGTACATACCGATGATAAATCCGCATACTAATTGAATAATCAATATGCACAACACTTTAACGAATAATGTATATTTAAACAATCGTTATACAACTCTAGGTAGTTAAAAGCGGCATCTATAAGCCTTATTGTAATAAAAATGTTAGTAATTTATTAAGGTTTTGAATGTATAATGATTTTAGATTTGAAATAAAATTTCATTTTTTGGTTTAGGGGATAAATGCAAGCAAAAAAGAGAATTTTATCTGAAGTTGATATTGATGCACTGCTAAAAAGTCCGAAAGATATCAAGTTGGATATAATAAAGAAAATAGGTAAATATTATACCGCAGGCAGTTTTTCAGATGAACAAAAAAAGGCCGCCGAGAAGATAATATCTACCATCGCCGATAGTGAGTCGGATGAGCAGGTCAGGCAGGCTATGTCCGAGTCCATCAAAAATTCTAATGACATTCCTCATAAAATAGTAATGCATCTGGCGGAAGACGTTACTATCGTATCCATACCGGTATTGGAATTTTCTCCTGTTCTTACAGATGAAAACCTTATCTATATAATACAAAAAACAGATGACATTGAAAAAGAAAAAAGCATTTCTAAAAGGGTTAATGTTTCGCAAGTAGTATCAAATGCCCTGATAGATAAGAAGCATGAGCCTGTTATAGTAACATTGCTGCGTAATAAAAGCTCACGTGTGCCTGACAAGGGTTATGAGGATATCATAAAAATCTTTGCCCATAAAAAATCAATTATGGAAGAAGTCATGCAGCGTCCTAAAGTGCCTTTATATATAGTACGTGATGCTGCTCGAAAAATGTCGCCGGATAATACGAATGATACGGTAGAGAATAATGCCGACATGGAATATAACAGCTTTATAAAGCGAGCAAGGGAAAAAGGTATTAACGATGATATAATGCCGATTTATGCTTTATGTAAGGGAAGTTTTAAGCTGTTTAAATTATGTGTGGCAAGAAATATTTACATACCGGTTGTAAATATTTCAAAGCTACTTAATAATGACGAAAGCGGTGAAAAATTCGATATCATATATCAAAGGGCAAACCTGCCGGAGAAACTTCATAGTTCTAGCAAGGTACTGTTTTTGGTATTAAGGGATTTCAGTGAAGATATTGATACCGAAATATCAAGCCTGACTGAATCGGAAGCTAAAAGAGTAATAAATAATATGATAATGCTCGCAGAAGAAATGGATGTTACCGAAAATCTTGAGTATCTGGTGTCATTAATCAATATTGGGGTAAATAAGTAATTAAAGCCTGAGGAATAAAAGTTTGTTATGAGTGCAGAAAAAAATATAGTATCTCATGTAGATATTGAATTGCTTTTAAATAGTCCTTTAGAAGCAAAAATAGACGTAATAAAAAAAATAGGTAAGTATTACACTGAGGGAAGTCTGTCCATTCAACAAAAAGAGGCTGTAGAAAGAATACTAAGTACACTTATAAAAGAATCCGATACTCAGGTTAAACAAGGAATATCCGAGTCTATAAAAAGTGCGTCAAACGCTTCAAATGAACTTGTTATGCAGTTGGCTCAGGATATTGATATTGTTGCAATACCTATATTGGAATTCTCAAAAGCCTTAACCGATGAAAACCTAATCTATATAATAGAAAGAACCGATGACATTGAAAAACAAAAAATCATATCAAAACGTGAAGCGGTTTCAGAGGGTGTTTCGGAGGCACTTATACATAAAGGACATGAAGACGTTGTAGTTACTTTATTAAATAACAAAGGAGCTGCAGTTTCAGAAGACGGATATAAAGAGATAGTTGAAAAATTCCCTGAGGTAAAGAATATCCTTGGTTCAATAAAACAAAGGGCAAAAGTACCTTTAAGTATTCTCAAGACCGTTAAAGAAAAGCTTATTGTAGAGGGTGATGAACAAGATATTGATAATAAGAAATCCAAGCAAGATGTCGATAAGGAATATTACCAGTTTACGCAAGTTATCAAAAAACGTGGTGTGCAGGATAATATAGCTCCGATTTATGCTTTATGTATGGGTAACATAAAGCTTTTCGAAACATGTGTTGCAAGAAAGTTAAAAGCACCAGTTATGAATGTCAGAAAAATACTGGATAGTGATGCATCAAATAGTTTTAGTGAACTTTATAAAAGAGTGGGACTGCCGGATAACCTGTTTGATTCTACCGAAACACTACTTTGTGTTCTCAATAACCTTAGCGAAGAGCTTCCGGGTACAGGTGTAAAGCTCTCGGACAGGGATTCAAAAAGAATCATCACAAATATGCTTATGTTCGATGAAGAGGAAGGCGGTATAGAAAATATCGAATATATAATAACCCTTATAAAAAGCACCGTAGAAGGGAATGGTTAAGACGATTGCTTTTTAGCGTCCGGTTTCCTTATATAAAGAGGAGAGATAATTTTCGGATAATCATTAGCCTTGAATTTTTTATATGCGGCATATGCTATAGATACCGATTCAGATGCTGCGTTCTTGTTAATGATTTTATAATCGCAGTTATTTTCCGACAGTATATCCGCTACAAGCATACTGCCGTTACCGGTTAATATGATTTCATTGTTTTTATTGAACTTGATTATTTGGTCGTAGCTAATTAATTCCGGTTCGGTCAGAGGTTCTAGATTTGTGCCAAAAAGCTGTGTATATAGCTGCTTCCTTTTGGCATCTAGTACGACAAGTATATCCCTTTTGTTATTTTTAAGGTCAAGCTGCATGGCAACAGACTCAAAGCTTGTGACAGGTACTATAGGCGTTCCGGTTACAAGGTTAATACCCTTTACACCCGATAGCCCTATCCTGACACCCGTAAAGCTACCCGGACCTATATTTACCGCTATAGCATCTAGCTCTTTATAATTAGTGCCGCCGTTTTTTAGTACGGTCCGGATTAGCGATATCATTTGTTCGGCTTGTTTGCCGGACTCGGTCTGAGTAATTTCACAGGCAATATTGCCGTCTTTTAGCAGTGAAACGGAACAGTCGCCGTGAGTAGTGTCTACAGAAAGAATTTTCATATTGTATAAAGAACAAAAAATAAAAATTGGAAAATAGTATAGTTTTTATATAGTAACGTATAATTAATTTCAATCAGAGTATTTTTCATGGCGTTTTCAAACAAAAAATGTGTTCCTTGTGAAGGGGGAGTCAAGCCGTTATCTCAAAATGAAGTAAAGAAGCTTTTAAGTGAAATCGAAGGCTGGCAGACAAATGCCGAATTTAATTCGATTCTAAAAGATATCAAATTCAGGAATTTTGAACAGGCATTGGAATTTGTCAATAAAGTAGGAAAAATAGCGGAAGAACAAAACCATCACCCCGATATTAAAATGGGCTGGGGATATTGTAGTATAACCTTGCAAACCCACTCCATAGGCGGTCTGCATGAAAATGACTTTATTGTTGCAGCTAAAATAAACGAGATAAAATAGTGGAACTTATTGAGATAAAACCTGAAGAATATAATGTTCAAACGGACATAGTATATGCTACCGACAGGAACGTTACCGGCAAAGCTATATATAAGAACGGTTACTGTTTTTTACACACGGATGCGGCGGCGGCTTTAAAAAAAGCCTCAGAATTTGCAAATAAAATAGGTTATAAAATAAAAATATTCGATGCATTTCGACCCCTTGAAGCCCAATGGGCATTATGGAATAAATTTCCCGACCCTGAATTTGTTTCAGATCCACAAAACGGTGTTACCCCTCATTGTAGAGGTATTGCGGTTGATATGACGCTGGTTGATGCTAATTTAAAAGAGCTTGATATGGGAACGGAATTTGACGCTTTTACTCCGCTGTCACATCACGGAAATCAGGAAGTTAGTATTGAAGCACAAAAAAACAGATACGTTTTAATGGGAATAATGGCGGTGTCCGGTTGGAAGCATAATCCTAACGAGTGGTGGCACTATCAGCTACCTTTTCATGAGAAATATAAAAAATATACTGATATTGAAGCAAAAACTTGTATAATTTAATAATATGTTAATAAAGTTTGTTTATTGTGTTTATTGTGGGTATTATATAGTTTCTTAGCATAAAGATTTAAAGCCCGCTTTAAAAAGGTAAATCTGTTTTTATTGCTAGAGCGAAATAAATATTGTAACATAAGGGTGTTTTAATAACTCACATTTATATTAAGAAAGGTAAATCTTAATGTTTTTTAAAAAAAAGAAACAAGACGAATCAATCGCAGCGAGTAAAAACTGGTATGAGGACAGATATCAAACTGTTGTTGTACAAAGAAACTTTCTGGTCATTTTAATATTGATATCAACTGTCGGGATTATTATATCTACCCTCGGTATCATTGAGGTTACCTCAAGCAAGAAAATAGAACCTTTTGTTATCGAGATTGAGGAAAAAACCGGTATAACTAACGTTATAAGACCTTTCCTGCGTGAAAGAATCG comes from the Pseudomonadota bacterium genome and includes:
- a CDS encoding type IV secretory system conjugative DNA transfer family protein, which produces MSELSRAFRNFVAISFVFCVVLGICLTVSAFLVVILVEEVRSVRFTGDIIADVGYFWGRFIEYWKVWWDNKYTLKPLDGIVLSNGNISKFFVIKLFAATIFPVISMGTLILIFRAPLMDWRPFRKKESLHGDAKWATDKDLEKAGLRAKKGVLLGKDNKGNFLVAGGFQHALLFAPTGSGKGVGFVIPNLLFWEDSCFIHDIKLENYELTSGWRKEKLKQNVYLWNPADSDGISHCYNPLQWISLKPGQMVDDVQKIANILLPDTSDFWESEARSLFTGIVLYLCAVPEKVQSFGEVVRTLRSDDVVYNLAVVLDTIGKDIHPVSYMNIASFLQKADKERSGVISTLNSKLELWANPLIDTATATSDFNISDFKRQPTTVYVGVTPDNLKRLQPLLQVFYQQATEFLARSIPTAEDKYGVLFMMDEFPTLGKMDQFKAGIAYFRGYKLRLFLIVQDTEQLKDIYEDAGMNSFLSNSTYRITFAANNVETAELISKMVGNKTVEQVSANKPKFLDLNPGARSLHVSETQRALLLPQEVVSLDRDLQILLIEASPPIKSKKIKYYKDSFFTKRLLPPIFVPTQEPYDPRKHGKKAVQEQQEVQEEEQAA
- a CDS encoding PAS domain-containing protein, yielding METTLSAKRKGDALITIRQHNNNKVVEVVGMNPAAEKLTGYKPEELVGGRIASLLPERINESLEENIEFEDPSYDFASVARKIPNFQVKNKNGKKIEVSMKIFYLTSKNPTVQDYEILLRDIRLTKKIEELKNEIASEMNGRGSNDISTLMHAYNTAYKFIAEDPIEVTFVTLGIDNFSKLAKHDEMTVSKVINKYTDIIKKTCRNEDIAAHIENEVIGLVLLDCNTQSAKDVIINRIIDNISSETIALFDGSEFNTTLTVCYTQLIADDNPTDIFNACVDKTLYNQQRGGNSISELFDDLAELDGLDEEEYEEGYIDGDSKY
- a CDS encoding phosphatidate cytidylyltransferase, whose product is MILQKESGVMEIPKISANLKHRIISAAILAPLVLLILWTGGAFFSTLVVLMAVIMSFEWKGIVDNVPEGGKKLDEKQQKIWTATGVMYVSVFASSLLLLRNVEGGEDLVLFMLLLVWSTDIAAYFSGKLIGGAKICVKISPNKTWAGLLGGMAAAALIGGIAHFIFNVHSFTVMFIGGALMAVLAQAGDFFESWVKRKFGVKDSGNIIPGHGGVMDRMDGFVTVSTVFAFLVLINGGSFLQ
- the clpA gene encoding ATP-dependent Clp protease ATP-binding subunit ClpA, which translates into the protein MLSKNLELSLHRALTLAHKCSHEYATLEHLLLALTEDPDACAVLNGCGGSLPSLCEELKHFLGNDLEALVVENNTDVKPTAGFQRVIHRAAIHAHSANSKIVTGANVLAEMFGEHESHAVFFLKGQGITYLDVINYISHGVIKFADEGDDYNDDEQGLFDEFPKKLFEKAHEPKPTVSPSTVNTEKDNNSALSQYCINLNKKAEAGKVDILIGREEEVQRTIEILCRRTKNNPLFVGEPGVGKTALVEGLALKISKGQVPGILKKAVIFALDMGSLLAGTKYRGDFEERIKSVIAEIEKLPHAIIFIDEIHTIVGAGSTSGGSLDAGNLLKPALARGEFKCIGSTTYMEYHSHFEKDQALIRRFQRIDVEEPTRDMCISILEGLKPYYEEHHGVSYTQDAIISAVDLSRRYISNRRLPDKAIDIIDEAGAHQKLAPKEKRKAVIGVSDIENIVAKIAKVPIRNVGMDESIKLRKLESCLKKIIFGQDLAIESLSTAIKMSRAGLRDNIKPMGSYLFSGPTGVGKTELAAQLALIMDMELVRIDMSEYLEQHSIARLIGAPPGYVGYDKAGILTEAIEKNPYSVILFDEIEKAHPDIYNLLLQMMDYGRITDNNGKNLNFRNSIIIMTTNAGAEEVSKAPMGFGRFDRNGEDSDVINKTFSPEFRNRLDAIIPFTPLSPKVVEKVVDKFILNLQLQLADKAVKIEMNKKVRKHLAENGYDSKNGARPLERIINEQIKKPLADEILFGKLSKGGVVTVSLVKDVLQFKCTKISTMQA
- the virB11 gene encoding P-type DNA transfer ATPase VirB11, encoding MVQSHAALETYLAPLKELFEEDGVAEISINRPGEAWIEKRGDMYMVELPEFDFEHLKGLARLIAQSTEQKVSEERPLLSATLPNGFRIQVVFPPAAEPGHVIMSIRKGSTLNWNLDDYEKMGAFSHTAVDEQDDPHDKELSELLDKNEIKQFMIKAIQYKKNIIISGGTSTGKTTFTNACLKAIPAEERLITAEDAREVILDQHPNRVHLLASKGGQGRAQVTTQDLIEACLRLRPDRIIVGEVRGAEAFSFLRAINTGHPGSISTLHADTPQMAMEQLKLMVMQAGLGMPPAEVRQYISQVVDIVVQLKRSGKVRHISEIYFKNRHRKTEEE
- the dxr gene encoding 1-deoxy-D-xylulose-5-phosphate reductoisomerase; the protein is MISDDAPDSITILGSTGSIGCNTVKVISESDKKYSVTALTANSNVELLAKQAKELRAKYAVIADESLYGDLKRLLAGSDIQALAGFGEVANAASIKTDIVMSAIVGVAGLVPTMEAIKQGSKIALANKECLVCAGGIMTDAVKQYKASLIPVDSEHNAIYQVFDFDNPQNVSKIILTASGGPFRTYTKEQMTSVTPQQALAHPNWDMGSKISVDSATMMNKGLEVIEAYYLFPVEKEQIDVVIHPESIIHSMVEYHDGSVLAQLGTPDMCTPIGVALAWPQRLKINTQKLDLTKIGSLTFEELDNNRFEAVKLAKQALQEGSMMQIAYNCANEVAVEQFLNGNIGFNDIVRVTKSIMDSVKSGSLQNIDDVLLVVDEINKKTTSLTSKIVA